In Acidisarcina polymorpha, the DNA window GACATAAGCGGTATTTCCTCCAACTGCGGAGGGAATATCAACTGAAAACGGATGCGTATACTGCGCCTTGGTGATCTGGTCGGTGATCGTCATGGTTAATACCGAGTTGGCATAAACGAGTCCGACGACCATGGGATCGCCGCTATGCAGGTTGATACCGGTTCCCGCGAGATTGATCGCTGGGAGTGTTGGCGCAACTCCTGCGATGTAGACGCCGGTCGAGTTCACGCCTTCTCCCGCATTGTTGAAGAGGTCGAACTTGAGTGCCACGCTTTTCGGAATCGAGGCGTAGCCGAGCCCTCCTCCAATCCCGCCTAGGGCCACCGGTCCCACTCCCTGGATAGTGAAGGTTAAGCCATCCGCAGCCGGATCGGCTATCTGGAAGCTGAACTGCGAAGTGAAGGATTGTATGTTCTGGGCGTTCGGGAAGAAAAGGCTCCCGGCCTGGTTTTCACCGCCGGTTGTCAATTGAATCGCTGGGCCAGCGGGAACGGCGACGCCATTGAGGTAGAGTCCGATTCCGCCATTTAAGCCAGTAGGAAACCTTGGACCGGCCGGAGCGCCGGCAAGGTAGGTCCAGTTCTGAATAACGGAGTGTGAGGTCGTCCCTCCGGTACTGCCAGTGAAACCAACATATGCGGTCGAGCCGCCCACCGTTGCTGGGATATCGATCGCCCAGGAGTGCGAGAACGAATCTGGTGCATAGAAGAGGTTCGTGATGGTCATGTTCAATATGGCGCCGTCATAGGTAACATGGACGCCATAAGGGATGTCGTCTGCAAGATTAATTCCAGTTCCCAAGAGATTTATGGCCGGAACTGTCGGTGTATTTCCCCCGGTATAGAGGCCGGTTGAATCCGGACCCTCACCCACATTGTCCCAAATATCAAATTTGATGGCGAGGCTCTTTTGGATGGTCACATATCCCAAGCCGGCGCCATCGCCCCCGAGAGCCTTCGGCCCCGAATTCTGGATGGTGAAGGTCATACCGTCCGCGTTTCCCGAAATGTGTAGCGTGAAGTCGGCGGTGAACGATTGCACATTCACTGGAGTGGCATAGAAAGAGCTTCCTGCTTGATCATAGCCATCCTGGGTCAGATACAAGTCTCCGTTAAGTACGGCGGCGCTTCCATTTGTGGTTATCGCTGAAGTGTTCAACGGGAAACCCTGGCTAAAGTTGATCCCCGGTGTCGTTGGGTAAGTCGGCGAGGTATAGGTCGCCGAAGAAACCATGCTAGAGGCACTGTTGTACACGGCGATCGCCTGGATGTGCATAGTTCCTAGGATGGTAATCGGAGAATGATACAGCCTCGAAGAGGGCGTGGGTGTGCCTCCATTGATGGTGTAGTAGATCGAGGTATTGGGGGTTGTAGAACTCAGCATGAGCTGTTCGACTGGATTGTCGCCCGGGGCGTCTGCCACCGCAAAAATTGGCGGACCCACCTGGCTTGCAGTGACCGTGAGCGCTCCGCTGCTTGCCGAGTACACATCCGGCTCCCCTAAGTAGCTGGCGGCGATCACATGCTGCGGGGCGAAGAGGATGGTCGAGTAAGTCGCGCTGCCGTTTCCGTTCAGTGCCGACTGCGCGACAACAGTTCCATCAACCTTCCAAGTAATCTCTCCGGGGGGGATGCCGGTCCCACTGACCGGCTCAACATGGGCAGTGAAAGTGACCTCCTCACCCGCGACCGGTGAGCTGTGGTTCGACGTAACTGTCGTTGTCGTCCCTCCGTGGAAGGCGAACTTGGCGACGAACGGACTGCCTGCCCCACCGGCCTCGTTTGTTGTTTGGAAAGCGCCTCCGGTGACGGGAAAGTCTCGAGAGGCCGCAATTCCATTGATGTAGACGTTGCCGAAACCATCGATCACGGCTTGCCTTGCGGAATCGCCGTCCCCATGTATATTCCCGCTTCCACCAAGATAAGTGGCATAGAGCAAGGCCGATCCGTCGGCATTCAACTCCGCGAGTACCCCATTCGAAGAATAGCCAGCTCTTTGGGGGTAATTAACACCCTTGTAGGTGGTCTGGAAGGCACCGGGCGTGACCGGAAACCCTCCGTAGCTGTATCCGGAGACGAAGGCGTGGCCCTGGTGATCGACGGCGATTCCTATTAAGTCGCCCGGTTTTCCGCTGAGTTCGCCTGTCCCTCCGACGTAGGTGCCATAAATGAGAGCTGTGCCAGTGGAATTGAGCTTTCCGGTCCAGCCTTTGCCGCTTGCCTGAAAGGCGCCGCTGGTGACTGGCCCAGTACTAGCTACCGAGTAGACATCTCCGGCACTGTCAACCGCCATGCTTCCTAGGCCTTCGGAAGGGAAGTAGGTGGAGTAGACGAGGCCTGAGCCCTCAGGGTTGAGCTTGGCCACATAAGCGGTATAAGTATTTACCGTGCTATAGGCGCCCGGCGTAGTAGGAAAATCGGGGCCGTGCGTATACCCCGCGACATAGGCGTCGCCCGTCCCGTCTATCTCGATGCCGGTAGCATAGCTTATATTCTCTTTACTCGATGTTGATTGAAGGAAAGTGGAATAGATCAGTGAGGAGCCCGCCGCATTCAGCTTGGTGACAAATCCAACGGAACTGTCTGTGATATTGGCCTTCGGCTGGAAGGCACCGGCAGTTGTGGGAAAGTCGGCTGAGGATGTGTATCCGGCGACAAAGGCGTTTCCCTCTGCATCCACCTCGATTCCAGTGCCAAAGTCACTAGAGCTCCCACCAAGCAAGGTTGAATAGACAATGCCGCCAGTCGGGTTCAGCTTGGTTACGAAGCCTGTACCATTAATGCTGTTGTAAACGGTTTGGAATGCGCCGGGCGTTACCGGAAAATTAGAGATGGTCGCTGCACCCGTCAAGTACGCATTGCCGGTTGCGTCGACCGCGATCCCATAAATACCCCCCACATTGTCATTGTTAGATGAGCCTGTTCCGGGTAGGGACGTAGAGTAGATCATGGTCGACCCGGCAGCATCGAACTTCACTAGGTACGGGCTATCATTTTCGACAGATAAGTAAAGATTTCCTTCTGCATCAACAGCCAAAGCATCAGGGGTGTCGGAGCCTGCTCCCAAGTAGGTGGAGTAGGCCAGTACCGGATCAATCACTAACTCCCTGCTTTGGTCATAGCTCGCTAACCGAAACCCTACGGTATTGTTCGCCAGCAGTTGGAAGCTGCCTTCGACCGGCTGACGCTGACCATCCTTCAACTGATAAACAACTGGCTTATGGAAGGCGATCTCTCCGTCCTTGGCGATGATTTCCAGGTCGCCTCCGCTGTTGAGCTTTAGCTTGCTAGCTCCGGCGAAGTGCAGGCGCGCCTGCTTGGGGTCAGCATTTGCCGCGACGACGAAGTCATACTCCAACTGCCGCTGATTTCCGTAATAGACCAGGTCAATGCCGGGATAGACATTGCTGTACTTGACCTTGGCATAAGTCGGCACATTCGTATGCCACTTCGACGAGTCTTTGCCGAGGAAGTAGTTCGCTTTGCCCGGCAGCGGATCGGCCCCGCTCACCTGCATGCCGCGCGCCGCGCCCGCGAGCTCCATGCGTACGACATCGGTCTTGACCTTGGCGGCTTTTTGAGGGGCGGCCTTGCCGCCTATTGCGCTAGTCTTCGGCTGCGAAGCAAGATCCTTGCTCAGCGACAGCACCGCGGAGGTGTCAGTCAGGAAAAGTGAATAGCCTTGTCCGCGGGAGAGGAACTTCACCTGCGGATCGCTCTGGCCTCGGTTAGCTTCAAAGCTGAGGGGCAGCTTGCCGTAAGCGGCTGTGATCGCAGGCGACGCGGCTTTCGTTGGAGAGACAAGCTTCGCGGGCGCGAGGTTCTGGTTCGCGGCAGCGATCGTGGGGTCAGGTTCCTGGGCATTGACGACCATCGGACTCATGGCCAACAAGGAAAATGCGACGGGCAGAAAGCTCTTCATGGTTGCTCCTCGGGGGATGAGGCAGTGCCGTAACGTTCTTTAAAACGGCTGCTGGTAGGGTTGGGGGTGGAGGGGTAGCATAGTCCCGAAGCGGCCGGGGACCATATAGAAATGCGAAATAACGATGCGGCCATTTCCAGCCAAAGTCAAGTGGATCTTATGGAACCTTGGGCATTGACTCTCG includes these proteins:
- a CDS encoding lectin-like domain-containing protein; this translates as MKSFLPVAFSLLAMSPMVVNAQEPDPTIAAANQNLAPAKLVSPTKAASPAITAAYGKLPLSFEANRGQSDPQVKFLSRGQGYSLFLTDTSAVLSLSKDLASQPKTSAIGGKAAPQKAAKVKTDVVRMELAGAARGMQVSGADPLPGKANYFLGKDSSKWHTNVPTYAKVKYSNVYPGIDLVYYGNQRQLEYDFVVAANADPKQARLHFAGASKLKLNSGGDLEIIAKDGEIAFHKPVVYQLKDGQRQPVEGSFQLLANNTVGFRLASYDQSRELVIDPVLAYSTYLGAGSDTPDALAVDAEGNLYLSVENDSPYLVKFDAAGSTMIYSTSLPGTGSSNNDNVGGIYGIAVDATGNAYLTGAATISNFPVTPGAFQTVYNSINGTGFVTKLNPTGGIVYSTLLGGSSSDFGTGIEVDAEGNAFVAGYTSSADFPTTAGAFQPKANITDSSVGFVTKLNAAGSSLIYSTFLQSTSSKENISYATGIEIDGTGDAYVAGYTHGPDFPTTPGAYSTVNTYTAYVAKLNPEGSGLVYSTYFPSEGLGSMAVDSAGDVYSVASTGPVTSGAFQASGKGWTGKLNSTGTALIYGTYVGGTGELSGKPGDLIGIAVDHQGHAFVSGYSYGGFPVTPGAFQTTYKGVNYPQRAGYSSNGVLAELNADGSALLYATYLGGSGNIHGDGDSARQAVIDGFGNVYINGIAASRDFPVTGGAFQTTNEAGGAGSPFVAKFAFHGGTTTTVTSNHSSPVAGEEVTFTAHVEPVSGTGIPPGEITWKVDGTVVAQSALNGNGSATYSTILFAPQHVIAASYLGEPDVYSASSGALTVTASQVGPPIFAVADAPGDNPVEQLMLSSTTPNTSIYYTINGGTPTPSSRLYHSPITILGTMHIQAIAVYNSASSMVSSATYTSPTYPTTPGINFSQGFPLNTSAITTNGSAAVLNGDLYLTQDGYDQAGSSFYATPVNVQSFTADFTLHISGNADGMTFTIQNSGPKALGGDGAGLGYVTIQKSLAIKFDIWDNVGEGPDSTGLYTGGNTPTVPAINLLGTGINLADDIPYGVHVTYDGAILNMTITNLFYAPDSFSHSWAIDIPATVGGSTAYVGFTGSTGGTTSHSVIQNWTYLAGAPAGPRFPTGLNGGIGLYLNGVAVPAGPAIQLTTGGENQAGSLFFPNAQNIQSFTSQFSFQIADPAADGLTFTIQGVGPVALGGIGGGLGYASIPKSVALKFDLFNNAGEGVNSTGVYIAGVAPTLPAINLAGTGINLHSGDPMVVGLVYANSVLTMTITDQITKAQYTHPFSVDIPSAVGGNTAYVGFTGATGGEVSTQSILNWTFTPKS